A single region of the Phycisphaerae bacterium genome encodes:
- a CDS encoding exo-alpha-sialidase, which yields MNRTLCSRVFPLAACLVCLRLASADALTRSTTQPVRQPDFSKVPGVVIDHSPAASGLYIGSPSIAVLPTGDYVASHDFFGPKSTEHRSAVSRVFRSSDRGRNWRQIAEIQGQFWSTLFVHRHALYLMGTSHHHGNAIIRRSTDGGQTWTSPTGPACGLLRDDGQYHCAPVPVVEHQGRLWRGMERRQPPVGWGITYCAGMLSVPGDADLLDATKWTFSNFLPGDAKWLGGIFRGWLEGNFVVTPDGRLVDVLRVDTPACPEKGAIVNVSGDGKTLSFDPAAGFVDLPGGSKKFTIRFDPGSRLYWSLANDIPEARPGGPAPASLRNTLALISSLDLRDWSVRSVILRHSDHKKHGFQYVDWLFDGDDMIAACRTAFDDGLGGAVRAHDANFLTFHRIRGFRNLTKKESP from the coding sequence ATGAACCGGACGTTGTGCTCGCGTGTGTTCCCTCTTGCCGCGTGTCTGGTTTGCCTGAGGCTCGCGTCTGCGGACGCGCTGACTCGATCGACGACCCAACCGGTGCGTCAGCCCGACTTCTCCAAGGTCCCGGGCGTGGTCATCGATCACAGCCCTGCGGCCAGCGGACTCTACATCGGCTCGCCGAGCATCGCCGTCCTGCCCACCGGCGACTACGTCGCTTCGCACGATTTTTTCGGACCCAAGAGCACCGAGCATCGCAGCGCCGTCTCCCGGGTTTTCCGCTCTAGCGACCGTGGTCGGAACTGGAGGCAGATCGCCGAGATCCAGGGCCAGTTCTGGTCCACCCTCTTCGTGCACCGCCACGCGCTCTATCTGATGGGCACAAGCCATCACCACGGCAATGCCATCATCCGCCGTTCAACCGACGGCGGCCAAACCTGGACTTCGCCCACCGGCCCGGCCTGCGGCTTGCTTCGCGACGACGGGCAGTATCACTGCGCTCCCGTGCCCGTCGTTGAACACCAGGGCCGCCTTTGGCGGGGGATGGAACGTCGCCAGCCGCCCGTCGGGTGGGGAATCACCTACTGCGCCGGCATGCTCTCCGTCCCCGGCGACGCCGATCTGCTCGACGCCACAAAATGGACGTTCAGCAACTTCCTACCCGGCGATGCCAAGTGGCTCGGCGGCATCTTCCGCGGCTGGCTCGAAGGCAACTTCGTCGTGACCCCGGACGGCCGGCTGGTCGATGTGCTCCGTGTGGACACGCCGGCCTGTCCCGAGAAGGGGGCCATCGTCAATGTTAGCGGCGACGGCAAGACCTTGAGTTTCGATCCGGCTGCCGGGTTTGTCGATCTGCCTGGCGGCTCCAAGAAGTTCACCATCCGCTTCGATCCCGGGAGCAGGCTCTATTGGTCGCTGGCCAACGATATTCCCGAGGCCAGGCCCGGCGGCCCGGCCCCGGCCAGCCTGCGCAACACGCTCGCCCTGATCAGCTCGCTCGATCTTCGAGACTGGTCGGTCAGATCCGTCATCCTCCGGCATTCCGACCACAAGAAGCACGGTTTCCAGTACGTGGATTGGCTCTTCGACGGCGACGACATGATCGCCGCCTGCCGGACCGCCTTCGATGACGGTCTCGGCGGGGCGGTGCGGGCTCACGACGCCAACTTCCTGACATTCCATCGCATTCGCGGTTTCCGCAATTTGACCAAGAAGGAGAGTCCCTGA